In Campylobacter porcelli, the sequence GAGCTTGAGCCATTTATCAAGGTAGCTCGTCAAGAGATTGTAAAAGATGATGAGATAAAAAGTGAGAAAAATCTAGATTTAATATATTTTGGAAATGCGTTACACTACTATCTTGAGAGTTTAAATTTTAATGATATAAAATCACAAAAAATAGCTAATAATTGCCTATATAATAGATTTGGAGCATATCTTGATAGTGATTGTTTAGAAGATATTATATCAAGGGCTAATAGACTTATAAATAATATAGAATTTTTAGAAATTATAGATGGCAAAGAGCTATATAAAGAGCAAGAAATTGGCTTTAATGGAGCATTAAAACGCATAGATTTGCTCTGTATGAATGAGAGCGAAATTTATATCGTTGATTATAAAAGTTCAGATAAAAATTTAGATAAAGATAGGGCTCAAGTGGAGCAATATTTGGAAATTTTATCCCAAATTTATCCAGATAAATCAGTTAAGGCGGCTATAATTTATATATTAAGTGAAAAGATTCAAATTTTAAAACTCTAATATAAAATTTTACTTAAATTCAGCTATTTTTAAGTAAATCTCGCTATAATTTCAGCTCTTAAATTAATATAGATAAAAGGCAAGATTATGACAAAGATAACAAAGCCAAATGAAGTAAAACGAGATTGGATAGTTCTTGATGCTTCTGGAAAGAGATTTGGTAGATTGCTAACTGAAGCCGCTACACTACTTCGTGGCAAACATAAGCCAGGATTTAGCCCAAATGTTGATTGTGGCGATTATGTAATCATCATTAATGCTAGTAAAGCAGAATTTACAGGTGCTAATAAAGCTCAAGAGAAGTTATATCATAGACATTCAGGCTATTTTGGAAGTGTAAAGAGTGAGAAATTTGGTGATTTATTAGCAAATAAACCTGAGAAACTTTATAAATTAGCAGTTCGTGGTATGCTACCTAAGACAAAATTAGGCAAAGAGATGCTTAAAAAATTAAAAATTTATGCTGGTAGTGAGCATCCGCACACTGCACAAATAGCTAAAGAAGGAAAATAATAATGGCAACAACATACGCAACAGGTAAAAGAAAAACAGCAGTTGCTAAGGTTTGGGTAAAACCAGGTAGCGGCAAAATCACAGTAAATGGTATGGATCTAAATAGCTGGCTTGGCGGACACGAAGCTATCAAATTAAAAGTAGTTCAACCCCTACTAGTAACAAAGCAAGAGACTTCTATGGATATAACTGCTACAACTTTAGGTGGTGGATATTCAGCTCAAGCAGAAGCACTTCGCCATGGTATCTCAAGAGCGTTAGCTTCTATTGATGCTACTTTTAGAGCTGCTCTTAAACCACAAGGTCTTCTAACTCGCGATAGCCGTGTTGTTGAGCGTAAAAAATATGGTCGCAGAAAAGCAAGAAGAAGCCCACAATTCTCAAAAAGATAATATCTTTATCAAATTTCCAAAAGCTTTTTTGGCTTTTGGATCTCTTTTAAAATTTAATTTTCTATATTTAGTAAAAATTTATAATAGATTTTCATTAAGTTAATATTGTTTGCTTATAATTCCAATGTCCAACAGATAAACCTCCTTTTTGTAATAGTTTCGGAGTTGAGATTTCAACTCCGATTTTTCATCTCATTTATCAATCTTTTATATTGTTTTAAAGCGATTTAATGTATCATTCCTATATCAATCTATAATTGATTATAAAGGAATTAAGATGAAAAAAATCGTTTTGGCACTTTGTGCGGCTTCAGCACTATTTGCAACTGACAAGTATGAATTAACCATAGTTGGCGGATACGCTCATCCAGAAGGAACTCAAGGCATTGATGACCAAAAATTAATAGGTCTTAGATTAGGCCGAAATCTAGATCTATCATGGCTAAGCCAAATTGAGTTAGGATTTGACTATACTCCAAAGGCTACATTTGAAGATCAAAATGGCAAAGCAGTAGGATATGATACAAGAATTGCTAGATATTTTGTAAATTTAGTCAAAGATTTTGTCTTAACTGATAGATTTTCTATCTATGCTTTAGCAGGTGCTGGCTATCAAGATCTTAGTCGTGAGGCAAATGATGCTGGTGATGATGGATTTGGTCAAGCTGGTCTTGGATTTAAATTTAAAGTTGTAGATAATTTCTCTCTTAAATTAGAAGCTAGAGATGCTATTAATTTTAAAGACGGAGATAACACATTTTTATACACTTTAGGTTTTGCTAGTAGCTTTGGTAGCTCATCAAAAGCTGAGCCTATTGCCACTCCAGTAGCACCTACTCAACCAAATTTAGTAGATGGCGATGATGATAATGATGGTGTATTAAATAGCAAAGATAGATGTCCAAATACCCCAGCTGGAGCTGTAGTTGATGAAAATGGTTGCGAAAAAGTAATTAGATTAAACCTAAATTTACATGCTAATTTCGCAAGCGATAGTGCAACTCTAACTCCAGAATATATCGCTAAAATCGATGAAGTAGCTAAGGTTTTAAATGCAAATCAAGAGTATAAAGTCATATTAGAGGGTCATACTGACTCTACTGGCTCACAAGAGTATAACCAAAAACTATCTGAAAGAAGAGCTAACGCAGTCGCGGCCGAGCTAATCAAAATGGGTGTAAGCAAAGATAG encodes:
- the rpsI gene encoding 30S ribosomal protein S9, which produces MATTYATGKRKTAVAKVWVKPGSGKITVNGMDLNSWLGGHEAIKLKVVQPLLVTKQETSMDITATTLGGGYSAQAEALRHGISRALASIDATFRAALKPQGLLTRDSRVVERKKYGRRKARRSPQFSKR
- the rplM gene encoding 50S ribosomal protein L13; translated protein: MTKITKPNEVKRDWIVLDASGKRFGRLLTEAATLLRGKHKPGFSPNVDCGDYVIIINASKAEFTGANKAQEKLYHRHSGYFGSVKSEKFGDLLANKPEKLYKLAVRGMLPKTKLGKEMLKKLKIYAGSEHPHTAQIAKEGK
- a CDS encoding OmpA family protein is translated as MKKIVLALCAASALFATDKYELTIVGGYAHPEGTQGIDDQKLIGLRLGRNLDLSWLSQIELGFDYTPKATFEDQNGKAVGYDTRIARYFVNLVKDFVLTDRFSIYALAGAGYQDLSREANDAGDDGFGQAGLGFKFKVVDNFSLKLEARDAINFKDGDNTFLYTLGFASSFGSSSKAEPIATPVAPTQPNLVDGDDDNDGVLNSKDRCPNTPAGAVVDENGCEKVIRLNLNLHANFASDSATLTPEYIAKIDEVAKVLNANQEYKVILEGHTDSTGSQEYNQKLSERRANAVAAELIKMGVSKDRIQTIGYGELSPIATNKTKEGRAQNRRVDAKFRN